From Halomarina ordinaria:
CGCCATCACGCGCGAGGAGCCGATTCGGGCGGTCGTCTTCCGGGGGAAGGGTTCGATGTGCCACATCGACGTCGGCTACGAGGAGTGCCAGGCGCTCCGGGACACGACGCGCTCGCTGGTGGAGGCCGAGCGCGACCGCCGCGACCTCGGCGACCGCGAGGACGAGTTGCTGGAGGAGGCCCAGCGCGGGGCGGACGGCGCCGCCGAGGGCCGCGAGGCCGTGATGGACGAACTGGCCGCCCTCGACGACGAACTCGACGAGTTGCAGGAGGCGGCCACCTGCGAGTACTACTACAACAACCTCGTCGGCGACACCGACGAGTTCTACGAGTGGCTGTTCGAGGACGTCCGCACCCCCGACGAGATATACGAACACGCCAACGACCTCGGTTTCTGCGGCTACGAGTTGCTGAAGGAGGGGATGGAGGGGGTCGACCTCGTCGTCTGCAACTACCACCACCTCCTCGACCCGATGATACGCGAGCAGTTCTTCCGCTGGATCGGCCGCGACCCGGAGGACGTCGTCGCCGTCTTCGACGAGGCGCACAACGTCGAGGAGACGGCCCGCGACCACGCCACCCGCACCCTCGCCGAACCGACGCTCGACGGCGCCCTCGCGGAACTGGAGGAGGTGACCGACCCGCGGTGTGAGGCGACCCGCAACGTCGTGAGCGCGTTCCGGACGGCGCTCGTCGCCACCTACGACGACGCGCTGGCGTTCGGCGAGCGAGCGGGCGTCGACGAGGACTGGTACGACCTCGCCATCACGAACGAGCGCGGCCGCGACGACCTGACGCTCGCCTTCCTCGACGCCTACACCGGCCGGGGTATCCACGAGGACCTGGACGAAGCACTGGAACTCGGCGCGGCGCTCGACCGGCGGTACCACGAGGCGTACAAGGAGGGGGAGACGCGCACGCGAAAGGAGTGTCGCGTCCTGCAGGCGGCGACGTTCGTCGACGACTGGCTGCGCGACTCGAACCAGGAGGGCCAGTACCCGGTGGTGTCGGTGCGCCGCGACGGCACGAGCGACGACGTGTACGGCCGCGCGGAACTGTACACCTGCATCCCCCGGCAGGTGACCGAACCGCTGTTAGAGGAGCTCTCGGCGAGCGTCCTGATGAGCGCGACGCTCCGGCCGTTCGACGTGCTCGGCGACGTACTCGGTCTCACCGACGAGGAGGAGGGGCCGCTGACCATGGCCTACGGCCAGCAGTTCCCCGAGGAGCGCCGCCGGACCTACGCCGTGGACGTGCCGGCGCTGTTCGCCAGCCGCCGGGACGACCCCGCCACCCAGCGTGCGGTCCAGAGCGCACTGGAGGACGCCATCAGGTTCACGCCCGGCAACACGCTCGTCTTCTTCCCGAGCTACCGGGAGGCCGAGCGCTACCACGACCGCCTCGCGGTCGACGCCACGCGCTACCTCGACCGGCCGGGGACGCGCGTCGAGGACCTCCGCCGGCGGTTCGTCGCGGACGACGACGGCGTCCTGTTCACCTCGCTGTGGGGGACGCTCGCCGAGGGGGTGAGCTTCGACGACGACGACGCCCGCACCGTCGTCGTCGTGGGCGTCCCCTACCCCCACCTCGACGACCGGATGGACGCCGTCCAGGACGCCTACGCGACGGCGTTCGCGGACGCCGGCGACGACCCCGGCTGGGAGTACGCCGTCGAGGTCCCCACGGTACGAAAGACCCGCCAGGCGCTCGGCCGGGTCGTCCGCTCGCCGACCGACTTCGGGGTGCGCGTCCTCCTCGACGAGCGCTACACGCGCCGTGCGCGCCGCGAGATGCGCAAGTACAGCGTCGCCGACTCCTTCCCCCCGGAGGAGCGCGCGGAGACCATCGACGTCCAGTCCGAGAAGCTCCGCTTCGCCATGCTCAACTTCTACTCGGACATGGACGCCTGGGCCGACGCCCCGCCCGCGCCCTAGCCGAGCGGAATCACGGAGACCCGCTCGCGGTAGTCGGCGTGCCACAGCCACAGGTCGTCGATACGCCACTCGACGCCCTCGACCGGCCACTCGCAGAACCGCCGCACCTCGCGCGAATCGCCGCCCCGCCCGAGCGTGACGTGCGGGACGTAGTCTGTCCCCTCGATGCCCTCGATAGGGTCGAACGACTCGCAGAGGCGGTCGTGGAGGCGACGGAGGCCGGGGCTCTCGACGACGAGGTGGGTGACGGGCCCGGTCGGGGCGTCGAAGGCGTCCAGTCCGGCGAGCCGTGCGGCGCAGGCGGGGGCGTCCGCGAGCAGGGTGCGACAGCGCGTGGTCAGGTCGCGGTGGTCGCCCTCGCCGAGGCGTTTGACGACGAGCGTCGGTCGTCGACGCGGACGGACGCCCGAGGGCAGGTCGTCGCGCAGGTCGGCGGCAACCTCCGTCACTCGAGACGGGAGCGGCGCGTTGAGGCTGTACACGGTGGCGGTGGGACGGAGAGGGGGATAACCGTCGCGGCTCCGTGTCCCTGTGTCGCAGAGTCATATCGGCGGCACTTGCCGTCCGAGTCAGGCTTAAGTCGATACGGTCGTACGGTGTGGGTAATGACACGGACCCAGCGCGCTGCCGGCCCTGCCGCCGAAAGCGACGGGTGCCGCCTCGTTCTCGTGCGACCGCGACCGGGCCGTTAGGCCCATCTCTCTTCATCCCCCCGTCCCGGTTCGCACCGCTTTCGACCACACCACCCACGAGAACACCACACCACAATGTCCGAATCGACCGTCGCGCTCGCCTTCTCCGGCGGGCTCGACACCACGGTCTGCGTACCGCTGCTGAAAGAGGAGTACGGCTACGACGACGTCGTCGGCGTCACCGTCGACGTCGGTCAGCCCGAAGCCGAGTTCGACGAGGCCGAGGAGACCGCCGAGGCCCTCGACCTGGAGCACTACGTCGTCGACGCGACGGAGGCGTTCGCCGACCTCTGTCTCCAGTCGGTCCGCGCGAACGCCGACTACCAGGGCTACCCGCTCGGCACCGCCCTCGCGCGCCCGGTCATCGCCCAGGCCATCCTCGACGTCGCGGAGGAACAGGGCTGCGCCGCCATCGCCCACGGCTGTACGGGCAAGGGCAACGACCAGTTGCGCTTCGAGGCGGTCTGGCGCGACTCCGACCTCGAGGTCATCGCGCCGGTGCGCGAACTCGGCCTCACCCGCGAGTGGGAGATGGAGTACGCCGCGGAGAAGGACCTCCCCGTCGAGGGGGGGAACGAGGGCGCCTGGAGCATCGACACGAACCTCTGGAGTCGCTCGGTCGAGGGCGACGACCTGGAGGACCCGGGCTACGTCCCGCCGGAGGACATCTACGAGTGGACGGAGAC
This genomic window contains:
- a CDS encoding 2'-5' RNA ligase family protein, which encodes MYSLNAPLPSRVTEVAADLRDDLPSGVRPRRRPTLVVKRLGEGDHRDLTTRCRTLLADAPACAARLAGLDAFDAPTGPVTHLVVESPGLRRLHDRLCESFDPIEGIEGTDYVPHVTLGRGGDSREVRRFCEWPVEGVEWRIDDLWLWHADYRERVSVIPLG
- a CDS encoding ATP-dependent DNA helicase, with the protein product MTAPAHLRFFPYGEPYDHQREAMANIAEALDAGRDVLFEGACGTGKTLAALAPALDHARRTGKTVVITTNVHQQTRQFIEEARAITREEPIRAVVFRGKGSMCHIDVGYEECQALRDTTRSLVEAERDRRDLGDREDELLEEAQRGADGAAEGREAVMDELAALDDELDELQEAATCEYYYNNLVGDTDEFYEWLFEDVRTPDEIYEHANDLGFCGYELLKEGMEGVDLVVCNYHHLLDPMIREQFFRWIGRDPEDVVAVFDEAHNVEETARDHATRTLAEPTLDGALAELEEVTDPRCEATRNVVSAFRTALVATYDDALAFGERAGVDEDWYDLAITNERGRDDLTLAFLDAYTGRGIHEDLDEALELGAALDRRYHEAYKEGETRTRKECRVLQAATFVDDWLRDSNQEGQYPVVSVRRDGTSDDVYGRAELYTCIPRQVTEPLLEELSASVLMSATLRPFDVLGDVLGLTDEEEGPLTMAYGQQFPEERRRTYAVDVPALFASRRDDPATQRAVQSALEDAIRFTPGNTLVFFPSYREAERYHDRLAVDATRYLDRPGTRVEDLRRRFVADDDGVLFTSLWGTLAEGVSFDDDDARTVVVVGVPYPHLDDRMDAVQDAYATAFADAGDDPGWEYAVEVPTVRKTRQALGRVVRSPTDFGVRVLLDERYTRRARREMRKYSVADSFPPEERAETIDVQSEKLRFAMLNFYSDMDAWADAPPAP